In one Terriglobia bacterium genomic region, the following are encoded:
- a CDS encoding 3-isopropylmalate dehydratase, translating to MVFEGICWKFGHNIPTDEITPTSVVWKSFPEMAKHVLESLNPEFPLKVQKGDIIVAGRNFGCSSGRAIAPKAIKATGVAAVVAEGFSRTFYRNGHEVGLPILEVAGIHDLMNNGDRIRVDITNGIAMNLTTGKSIKGAPAPEFLLQMLQAGGLIPFLKTGQFLNR from the coding sequence GTGGTATTCGAAGGAATCTGCTGGAAGTTCGGACACAACATCCCGACCGATGAAATCACGCCCACCAGCGTCGTCTGGAAAAGCTTTCCCGAGATGGCGAAGCACGTTCTGGAGTCGCTCAACCCGGAATTTCCTCTGAAGGTTCAGAAGGGCGACATCATCGTCGCCGGGCGAAACTTCGGTTGCTCGTCGGGCCGCGCGATCGCTCCGAAGGCCATTAAGGCGACGGGCGTGGCTGCGGTGGTTGCGGAGGGTTTTTCACGGACGTTTTATCGCAATGGCCACGAGGTGGGACTTCCGATTCTTGAAGTTGCCGGTATTCACGACCTTATGAACAACGGTGACCGCATTCGCGTCGATATTACCAACGGCATCGCGATGAACCTGACGACCGGCAAATCCATCAAAGGCGCACCCGCGCCGGAATTTCTGCTGCAGATGCTGCAGGCCGGCGGTCTCATTCCATTTCTGAAGACCGGACAGTTCCTGAATCGATGA